Proteins encoded together in one Corynebacterium liangguodongii window:
- a CDS encoding putative toxin-antitoxin system toxin component, PIN family, which produces MPHKKIRVVVDVNVFITDLISSRPDEMTLTGACLSGELELLYSAHLLDELEAVMERDKFRRWFTVEQGLKLIDAIVLAGIEVPDRPPSDLPLVCRDPDDNYLFALYEDGQADLLISGDKDVKAVALPWVTVAPPADALALLSDTPLWGTHVIKVRTEDVWNKIDAAGQTAIFKAALSFIECSLGISAGVYDKKILEALVVPGTAPYWYRDFDAALNLMMGRSVSSQPIISSPELVTIKLVPDLGETFVVVGNPTDVQDILCLTLERCEDVLTPEGKDPFELDGWRVHSIGRRPLQPHEVRPASNPSRKRAAERVRKIRLPGLEDS; this is translated from the coding sequence GTGCCGCACAAGAAGATTAGGGTCGTCGTCGATGTCAATGTGTTTATTACAGACTTAATTTCTTCTCGGCCAGATGAAATGACCCTTACTGGGGCATGCCTTAGCGGCGAACTTGAACTTTTATACTCCGCGCACCTCTTAGATGAGTTAGAGGCCGTCATGGAGCGCGACAAGTTCCGTCGTTGGTTCACCGTTGAGCAGGGTTTAAAGCTAATCGATGCGATAGTCTTGGCCGGGATCGAGGTACCTGATCGTCCCCCCTCAGACCTACCACTGGTGTGCAGAGATCCGGACGACAACTATCTATTCGCCCTATACGAGGACGGCCAAGCCGACCTATTAATTAGCGGGGACAAAGACGTCAAAGCAGTAGCCCTTCCCTGGGTAACAGTTGCCCCTCCCGCGGATGCACTAGCGCTGCTTTCCGATACGCCCCTTTGGGGCACACACGTCATCAAGGTCCGTACTGAAGATGTATGGAACAAAATCGACGCGGCGGGTCAGACGGCTATTTTTAAGGCGGCCTTGAGTTTTATCGAATGCTCTTTAGGGATCTCGGCTGGTGTCTACGATAAGAAAATACTTGAAGCTCTAGTCGTACCAGGTACGGCACCCTACTGGTATCGAGATTTTGATGCTGCATTGAACCTGATGATGGGTCGATCCGTGAGCAGCCAACCCATCATTAGTTCACCCGAACTAGTAACAATTAAGTTAGTTCCAGATTTGGGCGAAACGTTCGTCGTGGTCGGGAATCCAACCGATGTGCAAGATATCCTCTGCTTAACCTTAGAGCGCTGTGAGGATGTGTTGACGCCGGAAGGGAAAGACCCGTTTGAATTGGACGGATGGCGGGTGCACAGCATCGGCCGCCGACCCCTACAACCCCACGAAGTGAGACCGGCAAGCAACCCGAGCAGGAAAAGGGCAGCTGAGCGAGTCCGGAAAATTCGGTTGCCCGGCTTAGAGGATTCGTGA